DNA from Sinorhizobium numidicum:
TCCCGCCGCAACCTGTCGTCGTGCTGACCGCGAGCGAGGCAGGTACCCGACGATATGTCTTCAGTATCTCCACCAAGACCATGTCTCGGCTCAACAAAGAGCAGCCTGACCTCTATTACAGTGTACAATTCGTCTATCCTGCCGACGAAGCTGCTGCTCGGCAGAAGGAAGTAGAAAGGTTGTCGGTCGTCGATCGACTCCGAGCGAAGACGCAGTATCAACAGAGGGCTCAGGATTTATTGGATCAGCCGGCCGGAATCGCCGATCCCGGATACAACAATCTCCATTACGTCGCACAGGGCGACCGTTCGCTCACGCCGTTGGAGGTTTTTGATAATGGAGTCAGTACTGTATTCCGTTTTCCAGGTAATGTGCGCATTCCCTCCATCTACATGATCAATCCGGACGGCAAGGAAGCCGCCGCCAATTATTCGGTCAAAGGAGACTATGTCGAGGTTTCTGCAGTTGCCCGTGAATGGCGTCTGAGAGATGGCCGTACAGTATTAGGCATTTGGAATAGCGCATACGACCCCATTGGACGAAAGCCGGGCACCGGTACAGTGAGACATGATGTGTGGCGCGTTCTGAAGGGGGCAAGTCGATGAACGACGCCGATCCACAAACCCGGCACGACGTAGATGCAGCCGGATCCCTGGTCTCTGAGCCAACTCGCCGGCGCCTTTCGGGACCGCTGAAGTTGATGATTGCAAGCGTTATTGTGGCATCATCACTATCCCTAATCTGGGTTAGCGGACTCTCAAAGAGAGAAGTGGAATCCCCTGCGCCCCAAACAACAGTTCTCACCAACACCGAGCCCTTTCGTCCGGCACCGATTGAGGATGCTCCTGATCGTTCAGCACCCCCGCCGGCTGAGCAGCCGGCAGTTCCTCCGCCAGCACAGAGCTCCTCGGAAGCAACTGATCCGCAGGCCGAGCAATCGCCTATTTTTGCCTATGAAAGTGGTGAGCAACCCGCGGACATCGGTCACACTCGCGAAGACAAAGAGGATTCCACCTTGGAAAAGTATGCCTCTATGCTCGCGGACGAAGCTTCAGTCGATAATGACCTATCAAAGCGGATGAAAGCAGGTGTGCAGGAGCCAAGCCGGGCCACACTCTTGCCGCACCCTGACTTCATGATTACGCAAGGAACGATCATTCCCTGCATTTTACAAACAGCGATCGATACAAGTTTACCCGGCTATGTAAAGTGCGTCCTACCCCAAGACGTCCGTGGGGCGACGAACAACGTCGTGCTTCTAGATCGCGGAACAACCGTCATCGGCGAGATTCAGCAGGGTCTCCAGCAGGGCGATGCGCGCGTCTTTGTGATCTGGAACCGGGCCGAAACACCGAATCATGCCGTGGTGTCGCTCGTGTCACCGGGCGCTGATGAACTCGGCCGCTCCGGCATGCCTGGCACGGTGGACAATCACTTCTGGCAACGTTTCGGAGGGGCAATGCTCTTGAGCGTCGTCCAAGGTGCGTTCCAGACCGCCAGTCAACACACAGAAAGCTCCGGCGGACCTAACCTCAACAGCTTTCAAAACAATGGGGCACAAGCCGCCGACACGGCGCTTAAAGCAACGATCAACATTCCGCCAACCCTGAAGAAGAACCAGGGGGACGCAGTGTCAATATTCGTGGCTCGGGATCTTGATTTCTCAGATATATACGAGCTTCGCACGACCAATGCGACAACGAGAGCGCGCAATCGACGGCCCTAGCCCAAGCAGTCCAACGACAATGAAGATTGGAGACTTGAATGCAAGCGGAGGCACATACCCAATTGCGTTTCCTCCTCAAACCTGTTTTGAAATGGCTTGAGGACCCCAGGACCGAAGAGGTCGCGATTAATAGACCTGGGCAGGCTTTCGTCCGCCAGGCTGGCGCGTATACGAAATATCCTTCACCTCTCACCTACGACGATCTCGAAGATATCGCGATCTTGGCGGGAGCGCTACGAAAGCAAGATGTTGGACCGCGAAGCCCTCTCTGCGCCACCGAGTTGCCGGACGGAGAGCGGCTACAGATTTGTTTACCGCCCGCAGTGCCGTCAGGTACAGTCAGCCTGACAATCCGGCGCCCATCCTCTCGCGTTTCGGAACTCAAGGAAGTCTCATCTCGCTATGACGCTTCACGCTGGAATCAATGGCGGTTGCGCAAGGAGCGCCAAGGTCAACAGGATGAACAGATCCTTGAGCACTACGCCCGCGGCAATTTGGAAGAATTCCTGCACGCGTGCGTGACTGGGCGGCTGACGATACTGCTTTGCGGCCACACGGGTAGCGGCAAGACGACGATGAGCAAGACTTTGATCAACGCCATTCCGCCGCAGGAAAGGCTGATCACTATTGAAGACACGCTCGAGCTCGTAATTCCGCATGAGAATCATGTCAGGCTACTTTATTCGAAGGATGGGGCAGGTTTAGGTGGCGTAACCGCGGAGCAACTTCTACAAGCTAGTCTTCGCATGCGGCCGGACCGAATACTGCTCGGCGAGATGCGCGACGATGCCGCTTGGGCATATCTCAGCGAAGTTGTTTCTGGCCATCCAGGATCAATCTCCACTATTCACGGGGCCGATCCCGTCCAAGGCTTCAAGAAGCTCTTTTCGCTCGTCAAGAGCAGCCCGCAAGGAGCTGCCATAGAAGACCTCACGCTGATTGATATGCTGTCGGCGGCCATCGATGTCATTGTGCCGTTTCGAAGCTATGGTGACGTCTATGAAGTTGGCGAGATTTGGCTGGCCGCTGACGCGCGCCGACGCGGAGAGACAGTGGCTGGTCTTCTGAACCAGCATTAGGTTCATTCTACAACAGCCTCGATCCCATCCTACTCAGCACTGATTTTGAAGAGCCGTCTCCCTGCGCGATCTACTATCGTAGTTCAGGTTATTGCGGGCGATTTGGTCATCCGAGCCCCTCGCGGTGGCGATGAAGATCATGTGGTGGGGTAACGCTTCGCGGCACGGATACGATAGCGACCATCTGATGCCCGGCGCTTCCGCCACCCAACAGATCGTCATTGAACGCACCGCATTCGCCGGAAGCCATTCGTTTTGTGGCCATGGCTGGTTCGCCCAGCATGTTGTAACTGCTCCTATCGGCTGGCGGTATATTTCGGATGGGCTCCAGAAGTCCACACCGAGCGGTGCTCATCGATGAAGGAAATCATCGTTTCATCCACTTTGGGCTTCTTCACCATTCACAGCCTCGGCTGCTGTCGAGGGGCACCGCGGACCATCGTCAGCAGCGCGACGAGAAGGTTTATTTTTCGGGCCGTAAAACGCATGGAAACATCCATAGCGTAGATGATCGTTATCCAAACAATCAACTTTACCAATCTTGCTGCGTCCTATTAGAGAGCGCCGAAGGTAACGAAATCAAGGCGCGGCAAGAGAAGCTTTTCAGGAGGGATGGGCTCGGATTTCGATCGTGTCGCCGCTTACAGAGCTCGAGCGTCCACTTAGCGTCAGGACTGGACGTGCCCGTCGACGTGCCTGTCGCTTTCGATGGTGGTTGCGTGAATGCGACAACGAGCTGGAGCTCATGTACTGCCTGACCTCGACCGTTTTCTCACGTTCGGTGTGGTCGGGCGTCAAGGAGGTCGTCGCCTATGACGGGAACCTCGTGACCGCGGGGGAGGGCGAGACCTTCACCTTCGTCTTTGCCCACGAAGGAAAGGGCTTCGCGCGACAGAATGCGCGCGCCGTGACCCGAAGTGTCTCGACGAAAAAGCGCCTGCCGGCAGGTTCCGAACTCTACCGGTGTGTTCCTACGAAGTGCCCGACAATCGGAACTAGACCCGAAAGCAATCGGAGACGATCGATTGACTAGAGATTTGCCAGCCTGGTTCAAGTTGAAAGGTGAGCCATTGAAACACGTTCTTGTCATCGATGACGATGTCGCCATGCGGCACCTCATCGTCGAGTATCTGATGATGCATGCCTTTAAGGTGACCGCAGTAAGCGATAGTGGGCAGCTCAATCGCGTGCTCTCGTGTGAGCCGGTCGATCTCGTGGTTCTTGATCTTAATTTGGGTCGCGAAGATGGACTGGACATCGTCCGCAATTTGACGAGAAAATCGGATATTCCCATCATTATCATCAGCGGGGACCGTCTTGAGGAGGCCGAAAAAGTTCTTGCACTGGAGCTCGGAGCAACTGATTTCGTTCCTAAGCCTTTTGGAATGCGAGAATTCTTGGCCCGCATTCGAGTAGCGTTGCGGCAGCGGCCCATCATCCCACGGGCAAAAGATCGGCGTTCATTTTATTTTGCCGGTTGGACGCTTAATCTAAAGCAACGCCGACTGATCTCTGAACAGAGCGGCGAACTCAAGCTGACCGCAGGTGAGTTCAATCTCTTAGTCGCCTTCTTGGAAAAACCACGCGACGTTTTATCCAGAGAACAGCTTCTGCTTGCGAGCCGAGTACGTGGAGAAGAGGTTTATGACCGAAGTGTTGACGTCCTCATCTTGCGCTTGCGCCGGAAGCTTGAGGCGGATCCGGCCAACCCTCGTCTGATCAAAACGTGCCGGGGTGCAGGCTATTTCTTCGACGCTGATGTGCATATTCACTAGGGGGCACATTGGCCGCCTGAGTAGTCCTTACACCGTCGGCGGCATGATGTCCGCGAGCCGCTGCCGGGCCGTGCGGTCACGCGAGACGGGCGTGTCGGTGTTTCTAGGTTAGTGCCTGTCCATAAACGCCTGTTTTCCTCGGTTTTTTAGAGTGTTTTGCCCGCTGTAGCGTGTTTTTGCGGGACGCGTGATGACACAGGCTTGCAGGTTGTGGTCGAAGGGCAGTTTGGCGGCAATACGGTCGTGAGGTATCGGCCGGCGCTCGTGGCGTGCTCCTGAACGCGGCGCGATGACCAGCGTCATGTCGGCCTGGTCCGCTCCTGCCGATGGTCAGATTGAGCTTATTAGCGCCGTCAGCGCCCACCTTGTCGTTTCGTTCTGTCGCATCCGCGGGAAGCGCTCAGCTGCCCCCTCAGTCGCGCTTTGCGGAGTATGCTCGTCAACAGTCGTTAAAGCTCGAATTCACGCCAAGTTTCCCTTCTTCAATCAT
Protein-coding regions in this window:
- the virB10 gene encoding type IV secretion system protein VirB10, with the translated sequence MNDADPQTRHDVDAAGSLVSEPTRRRLSGPLKLMIASVIVASSLSLIWVSGLSKREVESPAPQTTVLTNTEPFRPAPIEDAPDRSAPPPAEQPAVPPPAQSSSEATDPQAEQSPIFAYESGEQPADIGHTREDKEDSTLEKYASMLADEASVDNDLSKRMKAGVQEPSRATLLPHPDFMITQGTIIPCILQTAIDTSLPGYVKCVLPQDVRGATNNVVLLDRGTTVIGEIQQGLQQGDARVFVIWNRAETPNHAVVSLVSPGADELGRSGMPGTVDNHFWQRFGGAMLLSVVQGAFQTASQHTESSGGPNLNSFQNNGAQAADTALKATINIPPTLKKNQGDAVSIFVARDLDFSDIYELRTTNATTRARNRRP
- the virB11 gene encoding P-type DNA transfer ATPase VirB11 — encoded protein: MQAEAHTQLRFLLKPVLKWLEDPRTEEVAINRPGQAFVRQAGAYTKYPSPLTYDDLEDIAILAGALRKQDVGPRSPLCATELPDGERLQICLPPAVPSGTVSLTIRRPSSRVSELKEVSSRYDASRWNQWRLRKERQGQQDEQILEHYARGNLEEFLHACVTGRLTILLCGHTGSGKTTMSKTLINAIPPQERLITIEDTLELVIPHENHVRLLYSKDGAGLGGVTAEQLLQASLRMRPDRILLGEMRDDAAWAYLSEVVSGHPGSISTIHGADPVQGFKKLFSLVKSSPQGAAIEDLTLIDMLSAAIDVIVPFRSYGDVYEVGEIWLAADARRRGETVAGLLNQH
- the virB9 gene encoding P-type conjugative transfer protein VirB9, with the translated sequence MTTRTFFTIICLLSLAASAHAEDTPAAGKLDPRMRYLAYNPDQVVRLSTAVGATLVVTFGANETVTAVAVSNSKDLAALPRGHYLFFKASQALPPQPVVVLTASEAGTRRYVFSISTKTMSRLNKEQPDLYYSVQFVYPADEAAARQKEVERLSVVDRLRAKTQYQQRAQDLLDQPAGIADPGYNNLHYVAQGDRSLTPLEVFDNGVSTVFRFPGNVRIPSIYMINPDGKEAAANYSVKGDYVEVSAVAREWRLRDGRTVLGIWNSAYDPIGRKPGTGTVRHDVWRVLKGASR